One window of Sulfurospirillum sp. 1612 genomic DNA carries:
- a CDS encoding L-cysteine desulfidase family protein, with translation MNTENILRILREEIVPAQGCTEPIALAYVCAKATELLGHKPERIMIEVSGNMIKNVKSVNIPNSNGLVGIEAACAMGAIAGIASKELMVISQVSAEDLKNIKAFLAQNTIEVVHAKTDIPLYAKATVYAQDESVCVEIKHLHTNITKIEKNGKELINQICHDVQFHTTQEERETLSVREIYELALSIDLSLIQDIFDLVITRNSTIAQAGLDGEYGVNIGCMIQKNIELGLYGDDQRNRCASFASAGGDARMSGCSLPVMTTSGSGNQGMAASLPIIQYCQDQNISKEMLIRTLFFSHLTTIHLKSSIGRLSAFCGVICATSAVSGALVFVQGGDYESISMAITNSLGNISGVICDGAKASCAMKIATGVYTAFDSSMLALAKKALHSGDGIIGVDIEDTISNIGILAQNGMKETDNIILEIMEKKKPL, from the coding sequence ATGAATACTGAAAACATACTAAGAATTTTAAGAGAAGAAATCGTCCCTGCACAAGGGTGTACAGAACCCATCGCCCTCGCTTATGTTTGTGCTAAAGCAACGGAACTATTAGGGCACAAACCTGAGCGTATCATGATAGAAGTTTCAGGCAATATGATTAAAAATGTCAAATCGGTCAATATTCCCAATTCAAATGGACTTGTCGGGATTGAAGCAGCCTGCGCGATGGGAGCCATCGCAGGAATTGCCTCAAAAGAGTTAATGGTCATCAGTCAAGTAAGCGCTGAAGATTTAAAGAATATCAAAGCCTTTCTTGCCCAAAACACTATCGAAGTCGTTCATGCCAAAACAGACATCCCCCTCTACGCCAAAGCGACGGTATATGCACAAGATGAATCCGTCTGTGTTGAAATCAAACACCTTCATACCAATATCACAAAAATAGAAAAAAACGGCAAAGAACTCATCAATCAAATCTGTCATGATGTGCAATTTCACACCACCCAAGAAGAACGTGAGACATTGAGTGTTCGAGAGATTTATGAGTTGGCTTTGAGTATTGATTTGTCCCTAATCCAAGATATTTTTGATTTGGTTATCACCAGAAATAGCACCATTGCGCAAGCGGGCTTAGATGGTGAGTACGGCGTCAATATTGGCTGTATGATTCAAAAAAATATCGAACTAGGACTTTATGGTGATGACCAAAGAAATCGCTGTGCTAGTTTTGCATCTGCCGGTGGGGATGCGCGGATGAGCGGATGCTCCTTGCCGGTGATGACCACTAGCGGTAGCGGAAACCAAGGCATGGCGGCCTCTTTGCCTATCATCCAATATTGTCAAGATCAAAATATCTCCAAAGAGATGCTCATACGCACACTCTTTTTTTCACATCTGACTACCATTCATCTAAAATCTAGTATCGGAAGATTATCGGCATTTTGTGGCGTTATCTGTGCGACTAGTGCCGTTAGCGGAGCATTAGTCTTTGTACAAGGAGGTGATTATGAATCGATTTCCATGGCCATCACCAACTCTTTGGGCAATATCTCAGGCGTCATTTGTGATGGAGCAAAAGCATCTTGTGCCATGAAAATTGCCACAGGAGTGTATACCGCATTTGATTCATCCATGCTCGCACTGGCCAAAAAAGCTTTGCATAGTGGCGATGGCATCATTGGTGTGGATATAGAAGATACCATTAGTAACATTGGTATTCTCGCGCAAAATGGGATGAAAGAGACCGACAATATCATCTTGGAGATTATGGAAAAGAAAAAACCTCTTTAA
- a CDS encoding CTP synthase, with amino-acid sequence MSKKETKYIFVTGGVLSSLGKGISAASIATLLKHAGLRVSILKADPYINVDPGTMSPLEHGEVFVTDDGAETDLDLGHYERFLDEDLHQANNFTTGRVYSSVIERERKGDYLGQTIQVIPHIVDEIIRRIKKAGEGQDILLVEIGGTVGDIEGLPFLEAIRSLRSEVGKKRAMNIHLTLIPYIKVAGELKTKPTQHSVQELRRIGITPDMLICRSEMPLTKDLKNKLAFSCGVEKNSVIEALDASTIYKMPLNFLKEDILTPIADILELGALKLDMENWDTLVKRVVDPSGEVLIAFVGKYLDLKESYKSLTESLIHAGAHLNTKINLKWVDSEALEEQGGIELLNDVDGVLVAGGFGERGVKGKMEAIKYAREHNVPFLGICLGMQLALIEFANNVLKVEDANSIEFDKSCKNPIVYLIDSFMDASGKKQLRTFTSPLGGTMRLGGYHCDTKAGSMLREIYQGEKTIRERHRHRYEVNPAYRAQFEKSGLIVSGESDGLIEAVELKKHPFFLGVQFHPEFTSRLTSPNKVLVAFANASIEKRKDDK; translated from the coding sequence ATGAGTAAAAAAGAAACGAAATATATTTTTGTGACAGGTGGGGTTTTAAGTTCTCTTGGTAAAGGCATCTCTGCTGCAAGTATTGCAACATTATTGAAACATGCAGGACTTCGTGTGAGTATCCTAAAAGCTGACCCTTATATCAATGTCGATCCAGGTACCATGAGTCCTTTGGAACATGGTGAAGTATTTGTGACTGATGATGGAGCTGAGACGGATTTGGATTTGGGACATTATGAGCGATTTTTGGATGAAGATTTGCATCAAGCGAACAACTTTACCACCGGGCGCGTGTACTCCTCTGTGATTGAGCGTGAACGCAAAGGGGATTATCTGGGACAAACCATCCAAGTGATTCCACATATCGTCGATGAAATTATCCGCAGAATTAAAAAAGCAGGCGAAGGTCAAGATATTTTGTTGGTAGAGATTGGTGGTACGGTTGGGGATATCGAAGGGTTACCATTTTTAGAAGCCATACGATCATTGCGATCTGAAGTTGGCAAGAAACGTGCGATGAATATCCACTTGACCTTGATTCCTTATATCAAAGTGGCCGGTGAGCTCAAAACAAAACCGACACAACACTCCGTACAAGAGCTACGCCGTATCGGGATTACCCCAGATATGTTGATTTGTCGAAGTGAGATGCCATTGACCAAAGATTTAAAAAATAAACTGGCATTTTCTTGTGGCGTTGAAAAAAATTCTGTTATTGAAGCGTTAGATGCCTCGACAATTTACAAAATGCCGTTGAATTTCTTAAAAGAAGATATTCTGACACCAATCGCGGATATTTTAGAATTAGGCGCATTGAAGTTGGATATGGAAAATTGGGATACCTTAGTAAAAAGAGTGGTTGACCCAAGTGGCGAAGTGTTGATTGCATTTGTCGGGAAATATTTAGATTTAAAAGAATCATACAAATCATTAACCGAGTCTCTTATCCATGCAGGTGCTCATCTCAATACGAAAATTAACCTCAAATGGGTAGATTCTGAAGCGCTAGAAGAGCAAGGTGGTATTGAATTGCTGAATGATGTTGATGGCGTACTCGTGGCCGGTGGTTTTGGTGAACGTGGCGTCAAGGGCAAAATGGAAGCTATAAAATATGCACGAGAGCACAACGTGCCTTTCTTAGGCATTTGTCTTGGCATGCAACTTGCATTGATTGAATTTGCCAATAATGTTCTAAAAGTTGAAGATGCTAATTCTATAGAATTTGATAAAAGTTGTAAAAATCCAATCGTCTATTTAATTGACTCATTTATGGATGCAAGTGGTAAAAAACAACTCCGTACGTTTACAAGCCCACTCGGCGGTACGATGCGTTTGGGAGGTTATCATTGTGATACGAAAGCAGGATCGATGTTGCGTGAGATTTATCAGGGTGAAAAAACAATCCGAGAGCGTCATCGCCATCGTTATGAGGTGAATCCTGCATATCGAGCGCAATTTGAAAAATCTGGCTTGATTGTGAGTGGTGAATCAGATGGCTTGATTGAAGCAGTGGAGCTCAAAAAACATCCATTTTTCTTAGGGGTACAGTTTCACCCAGAATTTACATCACGATTGACAAGTCCAAATAAAGTTTTGGTAGCTTTTGCGAATGCTTCGATAGAAAAAAGAAAAGATGATAAATAA
- the recJ gene encoding single-stranded-DNA-specific exonuclease RecJ, with product MNKLTKVDIQNILSKRFEKDECTKLEELPKPNCFKDMDKASSRIVSAIKNDEKIAIVGDYDVDGVVSSVILSTFFDDIGVEYEAIIPNRFQDGYGLSLNIIKKLDATVIITVDNGISAVDSAQYCKEHGIDLIITDHHSIPSIVPDAYAIVNPKQTDCQFPNCEICGAQVAWYLTASIKGKLKIKYDLSSFLDILCIAIMADMMELKDMNRVMVKKGILALNRSKRPAFEAVKKFFSKKTLESDEISFLIAPLINSSGRMEDAKFSYNFLKSQNIDDAMDRLEYIVSLNNSRKDEEKQLFEASLSYVKEDENIIIAWGEDWHEGVLGIVASRLSKRFKKPAIVFSITDDKAKGSARGIGELDILALITLQQDILLGFGGHKGAAGVSLMADKLEEFRDRMYASTRDIEASTLNANHDVLGEIEPSEIDFELLEILEEFEPYGQKNPKPNFILKDIAVKINKKIGKDQNHLKLILHDGVNTLESIFFNFDKDAKVGEKIDILFTLSRNDYRGLVTPQLIIKEIL from the coding sequence ATAAATAAACTCACCAAGGTTGACATTCAAAATATCTTATCTAAGCGGTTTGAAAAAGATGAATGTACCAAACTAGAGGAGTTGCCAAAACCTAACTGTTTTAAAGATATGGATAAAGCATCTTCACGGATTGTTAGCGCAATCAAAAATGATGAGAAGATTGCCATTGTGGGAGATTATGACGTCGATGGCGTCGTCTCCTCGGTTATTTTAAGCACATTTTTTGATGATATTGGTGTGGAATATGAAGCGATTATTCCTAACCGATTTCAAGACGGTTATGGACTCAGCCTCAATATCATTAAAAAGCTTGATGCCACGGTGATTATCACCGTAGATAATGGTATTTCTGCTGTGGATTCTGCTCAATATTGCAAAGAACATGGTATTGATTTGATTATTACTGACCATCACAGTATCCCTAGTATTGTGCCAGATGCGTATGCGATTGTGAATCCAAAGCAAACAGATTGCCAGTTTCCAAATTGTGAAATTTGTGGTGCGCAAGTGGCCTGGTATTTGACGGCTTCTATCAAAGGGAAACTAAAAATAAAATACGATTTATCATCTTTTTTAGATATCTTATGTATTGCCATTATGGCCGATATGATGGAACTCAAAGATATGAATCGGGTGATGGTGAAAAAAGGAATTCTTGCCCTTAATCGCTCCAAAAGACCCGCTTTTGAGGCTGTCAAAAAATTCTTTTCTAAAAAAACATTAGAGAGTGATGAGATATCTTTTTTGATTGCCCCTCTCATCAACAGTTCGGGTAGAATGGAAGATGCAAAATTTTCTTATAACTTCTTAAAATCTCAAAATATTGATGATGCAATGGATCGCTTAGAATACATTGTCAGCCTCAATAACAGTAGAAAAGATGAAGAAAAACAACTCTTTGAAGCCTCTTTATCTTATGTGAAAGAAGATGAAAATATCATCATTGCATGGGGTGAAGATTGGCATGAAGGTGTTTTGGGTATCGTGGCCTCACGTCTCTCAAAACGATTCAAAAAACCAGCTATTGTTTTTTCTATTACAGATGATAAAGCCAAAGGAAGTGCTCGAGGTATCGGCGAACTTGATATCCTTGCCTTAATTACATTACAACAAGATATTTTATTGGGTTTTGGTGGGCATAAAGGGGCTGCTGGCGTCTCCTTGATGGCGGATAAGCTCGAAGAGTTTCGTGACCGAATGTATGCCTCTACGCGTGATATTGAAGCTTCTACGCTCAATGCAAATCATGATGTTCTTGGCGAGATAGAACCCTCTGAGATAGATTTTGAGTTGCTTGAAATTTTAGAAGAGTTTGAACCTTACGGACAAAAGAATCCCAAACCAAATTTTATTTTGAAAGATATTGCGGTGAAGATCAACAAGAAAATAGGCAAAGATCAAAACCATCTCAAATTAATACTTCATGATGGTGTCAATACGCTAGAATCTATATTTTTTAATTTTGACAAAGATGCAAAAGTTGGTGAAAAGATTGATATACTTTTCACACTCTCAAGAAATGATTACCGAGGTTTAGTGACGCCACAACTCATTATAAAAGAGATTCTTTAA
- a CDS encoding protein-L-isoaspartate(D-aspartate) O-methyltransferase, whose translation MDLETRIKLQKSKRMTEEIKNICHINQDILDVMAHCDREMFVPKGFGAHAYKLDALPLVADQWISSPLTVAKMTQALYAKGIDNILEIGCGSGYQALILSKLARRVFSIERVERLAKEAKEKFKHLGIHNVNVRYDDGQNGWRNYAPYDRILFSASIKQIPASLFAQLKVGGIAVAPIEKEGKQIITQFTKTEHGIEKREFDDCLFVPIVDGKSH comes from the coding sequence ATGGACTTAGAAACAAGAATTAAATTACAAAAATCTAAAAGAATGACGGAGGAAATCAAAAATATTTGCCATATCAATCAAGATATTCTTGACGTGATGGCACACTGTGACCGAGAAATGTTTGTCCCCAAAGGGTTTGGCGCTCATGCCTATAAGTTAGATGCTTTACCACTGGTCGCAGATCAATGGATTAGTTCACCCCTCACAGTCGCAAAAATGACACAAGCGCTGTATGCTAAGGGCATTGATAATATCTTAGAAATTGGTTGTGGAAGTGGATATCAAGCTCTCATTTTGAGCAAGTTAGCCCGCAGGGTTTTCAGTATCGAACGCGTGGAGCGTTTGGCAAAGGAAGCCAAAGAAAAATTCAAACATTTAGGAATCCATAATGTCAATGTGCGCTATGATGATGGTCAAAATGGATGGCGTAATTATGCCCCGTATGATCGCATACTCTTTTCAGCCTCAATCAAACAAATTCCTGCCTCTTTATTTGCACAATTAAAAGTCGGTGGTATCGCCGTAGCCCCTATTGAGAAAGAGGGGAAACAAATCATCACACAATTCACCAAAACGGAGCATGGTATCGAAAAACGTGAGTTTGATGATTGCCTCTTTGTCCCCATCGTTGATGGGAAAAGCCACTAA
- a CDS encoding carbon-nitrogen hydrolase family protein, with protein MTSNHQLVALQFQYATKSFEENFETLSRLVKNTQEGSIILAPELCLSGYDYEHLDANTKRAQHFLPQICELSKARLLALTIAEKQEGKYYNNVKIFFDGREIYSRPKARLFHLGDEEKYFTEGTDETIHIIEVAGIKIAILLCFELRFLELWERAKGADIIFVPAYWSKKRKYQLQTLANGLAIMNQCYVLVANSSDENMASNACIIDPFGDITKDDTQERIMTSFDRALIKKMRRYINIGLD; from the coding sequence ATGACTTCTAATCACCAGTTAGTTGCATTACAATTTCAATATGCCACTAAGAGTTTTGAAGAAAACTTTGAAACTCTTAGCCGCTTAGTCAAAAACACTCAAGAAGGCTCCATTATATTAGCTCCTGAACTTTGTTTGAGTGGCTACGATTATGAACACTTAGATGCTAACACAAAACGAGCACAACACTTTCTTCCTCAGATTTGTGAACTCTCAAAAGCACGCCTTCTTGCCCTGACAATAGCAGAAAAACAAGAAGGAAAATATTATAACAATGTCAAAATCTTCTTTGATGGAAGAGAGATTTATTCAAGACCAAAAGCACGATTATTTCATCTAGGAGATGAAGAAAAGTACTTTACAGAAGGCACCGATGAGACGATTCATATCATAGAAGTAGCAGGGATTAAAATCGCCATACTGCTATGTTTTGAGCTGCGTTTCTTAGAGCTATGGGAACGTGCCAAGGGCGCGGATATTATATTTGTTCCAGCTTATTGGTCAAAAAAGAGAAAATACCAATTACAAACATTAGCTAATGGGTTAGCAATTATGAACCAATGCTATGTATTAGTCGCCAATAGTAGCGATGAAAATATGGCATCCAATGCTTGCATCATCGACCCTTTTGGAGACATTACCAAAGATGACACACAAGAGCGTATCATGACATCATTTGATAGGGCATTAATAAAAAAAATGAGACGATATATTAATATAGGATTAGATTAA
- a CDS encoding ribonucleotide-diphosphate reductase subunit beta: MNRKHIYNPGSNETLSERRIFGGNPHGILNFTQAKYQWALKLWDMMEANTWFPKEVDTTKDVVDYNRNLTDPEKRMYDLVWSQLISMDSFQTNNLADNINPYITAPEINAILVRQAYEEANHSKSYAVMVEAICDNTDLIYEMEKHDEILRRKNAYISSVYEELAGEVTDEKILLAMFANQILEGLYFYAGFTAIYALARAGKMLGSAQMIRFIQRDEITHLLLFQNMINSTRKERPDLFTQALEERVIEMFKAAGALEIEWGKYITQNQIMGFTDEIIEEYIHYLIDDRLNAVGFKKIYNAHHPIKWVDDFSKFNDQKTNFFEGNVTNYSKGSLSFDDF, encoded by the coding sequence ATGAACAGAAAACACATATACAATCCAGGGTCTAACGAGACCTTGAGTGAAAGAAGAATATTTGGTGGAAATCCTCATGGGATTTTGAATTTTACACAAGCCAAATATCAATGGGCCCTTAAATTATGGGATATGATGGAGGCCAATACTTGGTTTCCCAAAGAGGTCGACACGACGAAAGATGTCGTAGATTATAATAGAAATTTAACCGATCCCGAAAAGCGCATGTATGACCTTGTCTGGTCTCAGCTTATCAGTATGGATAGTTTTCAAACCAACAATCTTGCTGACAATATTAATCCCTATATTACGGCCCCTGAAATCAATGCAATTTTAGTACGACAAGCATACGAAGAGGCCAATCACTCAAAATCTTATGCCGTTATGGTAGAAGCGATATGTGATAACACAGATCTCATCTATGAGATGGAAAAACATGATGAAATACTCAGACGTAAAAATGCCTATATTTCAAGCGTTTATGAAGAGTTAGCCGGAGAAGTGACTGATGAAAAAATTCTCTTAGCGATGTTTGCAAATCAAATTTTAGAGGGACTTTACTTCTATGCAGGCTTTACCGCCATTTATGCCTTAGCGAGAGCCGGCAAGATGCTAGGAAGTGCACAAATGATACGATTCATCCAACGTGATGAGATCACCCACCTGCTACTCTTTCAAAATATGATAAACTCAACAAGAAAAGAGCGACCTGACCTATTTACGCAAGCTTTGGAAGAGAGAGTGATTGAAATGTTCAAAGCCGCAGGAGCGCTAGAGATAGAATGGGGCAAATACATTACTCAAAATCAAATTATGGGATTCACCGATGAAATTATTGAAGAATACATCCATTATCTCATCGATGATCGTCTCAATGCTGTAGGCTTTAAGAAAATTTACAATGCCCATCACCCTATCAAATGGGTTGATGATTTTTCAAAATTCAACGATCAAAAAACAAACTTTTTCGAAGGTAATGTCACAAATTATAGCAAAGGAAGTTTATCATTTGATGACTTCTAA
- a CDS encoding anaerobic ribonucleoside-triphosphate reductase activating protein, whose protein sequence is MSDLLEDSPIFDITPFTMLDFPKNLASIFWFAKCNMRCPYCYNPDIVLGEGSISVQKALDFLNSRVGKLTGVVLSGGECTLYSQLERFAQAIKALGFKIKIDTNGTNPKRIKTMVQKNLVDYIALDYKAPSYKFESITHHKNFHDFKETLQFLIDEDFPFEARTTVHSGLLTIQDINHIIDDLTAKGYHNSYFLQNYFHTGDTVGDIEPQTLPLDTTKLNQKIDIQLREF, encoded by the coding sequence TTGAGCGATCTCCTCGAAGATAGTCCAATCTTTGACATCACACCATTTACGATGCTAGATTTCCCAAAGAATCTAGCATCTATCTTTTGGTTTGCAAAATGCAATATGCGTTGCCCTTATTGTTATAATCCTGATATTGTATTAGGAGAGGGGAGCATTAGCGTACAAAAGGCATTGGATTTTTTAAATTCTCGTGTTGGAAAATTAACCGGAGTAGTCCTCAGCGGAGGAGAATGCACACTCTATTCACAACTGGAACGCTTTGCTCAAGCGATTAAGGCATTGGGCTTTAAAATCAAAATAGATACCAATGGCACCAATCCAAAGCGCATCAAAACCATGGTCCAAAAAAATTTGGTAGATTATATTGCATTAGATTATAAAGCACCATCATATAAATTTGAATCCATAACACACCATAAAAATTTTCATGATTTTAAAGAAACTTTGCAGTTCTTAATCGATGAAGATTTTCCTTTTGAAGCCAGGACGACCGTACACTCAGGACTGCTAACAATACAAGATATAAATCATATTATTGATGATTTGACAGCCAAAGGCTATCACAACAGTTATTTTCTACAAAACTACTTCCATACCGGCGACACAGTCGGCGATATTGAGCCACAAACCCTTCCGCTTGATACCACAAAACTAAATCAAAAGATTGACATACAACTGCGAGAGTTTTAA
- a CDS encoding ribonucleoside triphosphate reductase — MLEKVLKRDGTTEEFKTFKIQDAIKKAFKSEGVTYDQSVYNRLIATLEKKRVAAVEDIQDLIEQELYKARYFDVMRSFMIYRHTHKMQREHVDGLNEDTTFVNSTQTIEEYINKSDWRIKANSNTGYSNAGLVNNTAGKVIANYWLDKIYSKEEGFAHRNGDYHIHDLDCLTAYCAGWSLRALLNEGFNGVRGRVESRPPKHFREALGQMANFLGILQSEWAGAQAFSSFDTYLAPYVFKDQLPFSEIKKAILSFVYNLNVPARWGQSPFTNITIDWTVPTDLADQTPTCQDLHLFKGLQDEQLLTEAKKRGVNKLEELTYKNFQKEMNLINKAYYEVMTEGDRTEQPFTFPIPTVNITEDFDWYGENTDVLFENTAKIGSSYFQNFIGSQYIRDENGNLVENPKAYKPGNVRSMCCRLQLDLRELLKRGGGLFGSAEMTGSIGVVTLNMARIGYLKKGDKEALYEQIAYLMDLAKSTLEKKRVFVQEMFERGLYPYTARYLPGFNNHFSTIGVNGINEMIENFTDNKHTIADEYGTKFAQEILEFMRHKMVAYQEETGNLYNLEATPAEGTTYRFAKEDKKRYPDIIQAGSGKNIYYTNSSQLPASYTDDPFEALDLQDDLQCAYTGGTVLHLYMKERISSIEACRQMVKNVISNYRMPYITITPVFSVCEKHGYISGEHEFCPMCDKELIEKYKGELHE; from the coding sequence ATGTTAGAAAAAGTCTTAAAACGCGATGGTACCACAGAAGAGTTTAAAACATTCAAAATTCAAGATGCAATAAAAAAAGCATTTAAAAGTGAAGGCGTCACCTACGATCAGAGTGTGTACAATCGACTCATAGCGACACTTGAGAAAAAAAGAGTCGCTGCGGTTGAGGACATACAAGACTTAATCGAACAGGAATTATACAAAGCCAGATATTTTGATGTCATGAGATCGTTTATGATCTACCGTCACACGCACAAAATGCAAAGAGAGCATGTTGATGGATTGAACGAAGATACCACCTTTGTCAACTCCACACAAACCATAGAAGAGTATATCAATAAAAGCGATTGGCGCATCAAAGCCAATTCAAATACCGGATATTCCAATGCCGGATTGGTCAATAACACAGCCGGAAAAGTCATTGCAAATTATTGGCTCGATAAAATTTATTCAAAAGAAGAGGGGTTTGCTCACAGAAATGGAGACTATCATATTCATGATCTTGATTGTCTGACTGCATATTGTGCCGGATGGAGTTTAAGGGCGCTGTTAAATGAAGGGTTTAATGGCGTAAGAGGCAGAGTAGAATCACGCCCACCCAAACACTTTAGAGAAGCATTAGGACAGATGGCAAACTTCTTGGGAATCTTGCAAAGTGAATGGGCAGGAGCACAAGCTTTTAGCTCTTTTGATACCTACCTTGCTCCTTATGTTTTTAAGGATCAACTCCCCTTTAGCGAGATTAAAAAAGCCATTTTGAGTTTTGTATACAATCTCAATGTCCCTGCTCGTTGGGGGCAGAGTCCATTTACCAATATCACGATAGATTGGACCGTGCCTACCGATTTAGCTGATCAAACCCCAACATGTCAAGATTTGCACCTTTTTAAAGGACTTCAAGATGAGCAATTGCTCACAGAAGCCAAAAAACGCGGGGTCAATAAGCTTGAAGAACTGACATACAAAAACTTTCAAAAAGAGATGAATCTCATCAATAAAGCCTATTATGAAGTCATGACAGAGGGGGATAGAACAGAACAGCCTTTTACCTTTCCGATTCCTACGGTCAATATCACAGAAGATTTTGATTGGTATGGTGAAAATACCGATGTACTTTTTGAAAATACGGCAAAAATCGGTTCTTCTTATTTTCAAAACTTTATCGGTAGCCAATACATTCGTGATGAAAATGGCAACTTGGTAGAAAATCCAAAAGCCTATAAACCGGGTAATGTGCGTAGCATGTGTTGCAGATTGCAATTGGATTTAAGAGAACTCCTAAAGCGTGGAGGTGGATTATTTGGCAGTGCGGAGATGACCGGAAGTATCGGTGTCGTCACCCTCAATATGGCACGAATTGGATACCTCAAAAAAGGGGATAAAGAGGCGCTTTATGAGCAAATTGCGTATTTAATGGATTTGGCAAAATCAACATTAGAGAAAAAACGTGTGTTTGTGCAAGAGATGTTTGAACGCGGATTATACCCTTATACCGCACGCTATCTTCCTGGATTCAATAATCATTTTTCTACCATCGGTGTCAATGGCATCAATGAGATGATTGAAAACTTTACAGACAACAAACACACCATTGCCGATGAATATGGAACGAAATTTGCTCAAGAAATATTAGAATTCATGCGTCATAAGATGGTAGCATATCAAGAAGAAACGGGTAATCTCTATAATTTAGAGGCAACCCCAGCAGAAGGCACGACGTACCGTTTTGCCAAAGAGGATAAAAAAAGATATCCCGATATCATCCAAGCAGGAAGTGGCAAAAATATATATTATACAAACTCATCACAACTCCCTGCTAGCTATACAGATGATCCATTTGAAGCGCTTGATTTGCAAGATGATTTACAGTGTGCTTATACGGGAGGCACGGTATTGCATCTATATATGAAAGAACGTATCAGCAGTATTGAGGCATGCAGACAAATGGTCAAAAATGTTATTTCAAATTACAGGATGCCTTATATCACGATTACTCCAGTGTTTTCAGTATGTGAAAAACATGGCTATATCAGTGGAGAACATGAATTTTGTCCTATGTGCGATAAAGAATTGATAGAAAAATATAAAGGAGAACTACATGAGTAG